In Dromiciops gliroides isolate mDroGli1 chromosome 4, mDroGli1.pri, whole genome shotgun sequence, one DNA window encodes the following:
- the LOC122755829 gene encoding fructose-bisphosphate aldolase A-like, with protein MPCQYPALTPEQKKELSEIAHRIVAPGKGILAADESTGSIAKRLQSIGTENTEENRRLYRQLLLTADDRVNSCIGGVILFHETLYQKADDGRPFPKVIKAKGGIVGIKVDKGVVPLAGTNGETTTQGLDGLSERCAQYKKDGADFAKWRCVLKIGDNTPSPLAIMENANVLARYASICQQNGIVPIVEPEILPDGEHDLKTCQYVTEKVLAAVYKALSDHHVYLEGTLLKPNMVTAGHACTRKYSHEEIAMATVTALRRTVPPAVTGITFLSGGQSEEDASINLNAINTCPLHKPWALTFSYGRALQASALKTWGGKKENVKAAQEEYIKRATANSQAAQGKYTPSGKSGAAASESLFVSNHAY; from the coding sequence ATGCCTTGCCAATACCCAGCGTTGACACCagagcaaaagaaagaactgtctGAAATAGCTCACCGAATTGTTGCACCGGGCAAGGGAATTTTGGCAGCAGATGAGTCCACTGGTAGCATTGCAAAGCGGCTGCAGTCCATTGGAACTGAGAACACAGAGGAAAATCGTCGCCTCTATAGGCAGTTACTTCTAACAGCAGATGATCGAGTGAACTCCTGTATTGGAGGTGTTATCCTTTTCCATGAGACACTCTACCAGAAAGCCGATGATGGTCGTCCCTTCCCCAAAGTCATAAAGGCAAAGGGTGGCATTGTGGGCATCAAGGTGGACAAAGGTGTAGTGCCCCTGGCAGGGACCAATGGCGAGACTACCACCCAAGGTCTGGATGGGCTGAGTGAGCGTTGTGCCCAGTATAAGAAGGATGGGGCTGACTTTGCCAAGTGGCGTTGTGTACTGAAGATCGGGGATAATACACCTTCCCCACTTGCCATCATGGAGAATGCCAATGTGCTGGCCCGATATGCCAGCATTTGCCAGCAGAATGGTATTGTCCCCATTGTGGAGCCGGAGATCCTCCCTGATGGAGAACATGATCTGAAGACCTGTCAGTATGTCACTGAGAAGGTGCTGGCTGCTGTCTACAAAGCTCTGAGTGACCACCATGtctatctggaagggaccttgctgAAGCCTAACATGGTCACTGCTGGCCATGCCTGCACTCGGAAGTATTCACATGAGGAGATTGCAATGGCAACTGTAACTGCCCTTCGCCGAACTGTGCCTCCTGCAGTCACTGGTATCACCTTCCTGTCTGGGGGTCAGAGTGAGGAGGATGCCTCCATCAACCTCAATGCCATCAATACCTGCCCCTTGCATAAGCCATGGGCCCTGACCTTTTCTTATGGCCGAGCCCTGCAGGCATCTGCCCTCAAGACCTggggtggaaagaaggaaaatgtaaaGGCTGCCCAAGAGGAATATATTAAGCGGGCCACGGCTAATAGCCAAGCTGCTCAAGGCAAGTATACTCCAAGTGGAAAGTCAGGAGCTGCAGCCAGCGAGTCACTCTTTGTCTCTAACCACGCCTACTAA